TTGAACCTAACTTCTTTGCCTGCTTGCCTGGAAGTTACCAACCCTGCCTGCTTAAGCACGGACAAATGTTTCGCGATCGCCTGCCGGCTGATTGTCATCTGTCTCGCTAAGCCGCTGGCTGTAGCTTCGCCGCCGCTCAGCAGAGCTTCAATCAGCCTGCGGCGGCTGGGTTCAGAAATGGCGAACCATAGGTTCTCGTTGAAGGTTGAGGCTTGCATTTTATTCGGTTTCCGCGAGCTGCTTGATGTGCCCCGTAAAGTGGCCCCAGCCAGAAATGTGCTTGCCAAACAGGCTTTTCTTTTGCTCGTCGCTGAACAGCTGTTCGCCGTAGCCGCTTTCCGTCAAATGGAGTTTGGTGCCTTCGGCGTCTTTCGATAGCTTGAATTTGACCAAGGTTTTTTGGCCTACGCTGCGGGTTTCTTCATCTGGCGCGATCCAGGTGAAAGAGAACAGCTTTGGCTCATCAAGCTCAATAACTTCCAT
This window of the Candidatus Saccharimonadales bacterium genome carries:
- a CDS encoding SRPBCC domain-containing protein, with the protein product MDDKIDCEITINAPIETVWKVVTDPAQWFGDRAIVDLRPGGKGTVGWDKFGDCPMEVIELDEPKLFSFTWIAPDEETRSVGQKTLVKFKLSKDAEGTKLHLTESGYGEQLFSDEQKKSLFGKHISGWGHFTGHIKQLAETE
- a CDS encoding metalloregulator ArsR/SmtB family transcription factor, with amino-acid sequence MQASTFNENLWFAISEPSRRRLIEALLSGGEATASGLARQMTISRQAIAKHLSVLKQAGLVTSRQAGKEVRFNVQLKELDNAASELYRASQLWQSRLEKIKQISEEVSRQNQN